Proteins encoded in a region of the Vicia villosa cultivar HV-30 ecotype Madison, WI linkage group LG5, Vvil1.0, whole genome shotgun sequence genome:
- the LOC131606185 gene encoding solute carrier family 40 member 2-like yields MDEREALRESILSQEPEFHSSSSSLISYLYVGHFLARWGSRMWEFSVGLYMISIWPDSLLYAAIYGAVESASIALFGPIIGKWVDKLTYQKVLKLWLVTQNLSFIIAGATVVSLLVFSSLKFTNFPLFLLLVVIINICGGIGVLSTLSGTILIEREWLLVISEGQPPELLTKMNSVTRRIDLTCKLLAPVITGFIISFVSLKASAITLALWNSVSVWVEYWLFTSVYNGIPALRQSSQRRTERLSQSNVERTNSTSEGDSLLVDTSDSSEPVDGKSRTKFSEWISKISYVDAWRVYLRQEVVFPGLALALLFFTVLSFGTLMTATLEWEGIPAYVIGIARGISAVIGIAATVLYPFLQHHISAIRTGLWSIWSQWTCLLPCLAAIWIQTGTFSSYILMGSVAVSRLGLWMFDLSVLEQMQNLVPESDRLIVGGVQNSLQSFMDLLAYVMGIIISDPKEFWKLSLLSFLAVTLAAFLYCVHVFRVRKHIFHFDKLIWCNSCA; encoded by the exons ATGGATGAAAGAGAAGCTTTGAGAGAGAGTATTCTCTCTCAAGAACCAGaatttcattcttcttcttcttctctaatctcttatTTATACGTTGGCCACTTTTTAGCTAGATGGGGTTCCAG aATGTGGGAATTCTCTGTTGGTTTATATATGATAAGTATTTGGCCAGACTCGTTGTTGTATGCAGCAATATATGGTGCTGTTGAATCTGCTTCTATTGCTTTGTTTGGTCCAATTATTGGAAAATGGGTTGATAAGTTAACTTATCAGAAG GTTTTGAAATTGTGGCTGGTGACACAAAATCTATCGTTTATTATTGCCGGCGCCACCGTAGTTTCCTTACTTGTCTTCTCATCTTTGAAGTTTACAAATTTCCCACTTTTCTTACTTCTGGTGGTGATAATCAATATCTGTGGTGGCATTGGTGTACTTTCAACTCTTTCTGGAACTATCCTGATAGAAAGAGAATG GTTGTTGGTTATATCCGAAGGTCAACCGCCAGAGTTACTGACAAAGATGAATTCAGTTACGAGACGCATCGATCTAACATGCAAGTTACTTGCACCTGTTATAACTGGTTTCATAATAAGCTTTGTATCACTTAAAGCATCTGCTATAACACTAGCACTTTGGAATAGTGTTTCTGTTTGGGTGGAGTACTGGCTTTTTACATCGGTGTATAACGGGATTCCGGCTTTGCGTCAAAGTAGCCAAAGGAGAACGGAAAGGCTGTCGCAAAGCAATGTAGAAAGGACTAATTCAACTTCTGAGGGAGATAGTTTGCTTGTCGATACCAGTGATAGTTCGGAACCGGTAGATGGGAAAAGCAGGACGAAATTTTCCGAGTGGATTTCGAAAATCTCGTATGTCGATGCTTGGAGAGTTTATTTACGGCAAGAAGTTGTGTTTCCTGGACTAGCTCTGGCTTTGCTGTTTTTCACTGTACTCAGCTTTGGAACTTTGATGACAGCCACTTTAGAATGGGAAGGTATACCTGCATATGTTATTGGAATAGCGCGAGGAATAAGCGCTGTAATTGGAATCGCTGCAACCGTTTTATATCCTTTTCTGCAGCATCATATATCGGCTATTAGAACCGGACTTTGGTCCATCTGGTCTCAG TGGACTTGTCTACTACCTTGCTTAGCTGCAATTTGGATCCAAACCGGCACGTTTTCGTCATATATTTTGATGGGAAGTGTCGCAGTATCTCGGCTTGGGTTGTGGATGTTTGACTTATCTGTACTTGAACAAATGCAG AACCTTGTTCCTGAATCGGATCGTTTGATCGTTGGAGGTGTTCAGAATTCACTTCAATCCTTCATGGATTTATTAGCGTATGTTATGGGAATCATAATATCTGATCCAAAG GAGTTCTGGAAGTTGAGTTTGTTATCATTTCTGGCTGTCACATTAGCTGCATTCCTCTACTGCGTCCATGTGTTTCGCGTGCGGAAGCATATCTTTCACTTTGACAAACTAATCTGGTGTAATTCTTGTGCATGA